One genomic segment of Streptomyces sp. RKND-216 includes these proteins:
- a CDS encoding BCCT family transporter: MGTTPAGHSLRRPRTDRVVFGVSAGLTLAFVLWGGLATDSLADVSSKLLEVVIHNGGWAFVLAASGFVVFALWVAFSRYGRITLGKEGERPEFRTVSWIAMMFSAGMGIGLMFYGVNEPLTHFVDPPPGNEPVDAGARMADAMATTLFHWTLHPWAIYAVVGLAIAYSAFRRNRRQTISATFTPLIGEKAANGAPGRVIDILAIIATLFGSAASLGLGALQIGSGVQELDWMSTVGTGLLVAIIAFLTLCFVVSAVSGVEKGIQWLSNINMVLAALLVVFLFVAGPTVLQLDLLPTSIGAYFADLPEMAARTEASAGDDVATWLSGWTVFYWAWWISWTPFVGMFIARISRGRTIRQFIGGVILVPSVVSLLWFSVLGGTGMRLQENGAGIAGEATPEGQLFAVLNEFPIAGVTSLVVMILVGIFFVSGADAASIVMGTLSQKGTLEPHRVVVIFWGALTGAVAAIMLLIGEGGTTALDGLQNLTILAAVPFTVVMIGLCVALMKDLRQDARIQRSERGEEAVELAVITGSEKYDGDFELRIGPAEDVDMNEVRRRADTSELTRIEAEHRGEEEDREHLQPRKQ, translated from the coding sequence ATGGGCACCACTCCTGCCGGTCACTCTCTGCGCAGGCCCCGTACCGACAGGGTGGTGTTCGGCGTCAGCGCGGGGCTGACCCTGGCGTTCGTGCTGTGGGGCGGTCTCGCCACCGACTCGCTCGCCGACGTGTCGAGCAAGCTGCTCGAGGTGGTCATCCACAACGGCGGGTGGGCGTTCGTGCTCGCCGCCTCCGGGTTCGTCGTCTTCGCGTTGTGGGTGGCCTTCAGCCGCTACGGGAGGATCACGCTCGGTAAGGAGGGTGAGCGCCCGGAGTTCCGTACGGTGTCGTGGATCGCGATGATGTTCAGCGCCGGCATGGGCATCGGGCTGATGTTCTACGGCGTGAACGAGCCGCTGACGCACTTCGTGGACCCGCCTCCGGGCAACGAGCCGGTGGACGCGGGTGCCCGTATGGCCGACGCCATGGCCACCACGCTCTTCCACTGGACCCTGCACCCCTGGGCCATCTACGCCGTGGTGGGCCTGGCGATCGCCTACAGCGCGTTCCGCCGCAACCGCCGCCAGACCATCAGCGCCACCTTCACCCCGCTGATCGGGGAGAAGGCGGCCAACGGAGCCCCCGGGCGGGTCATCGACATCCTGGCGATCATCGCCACCCTGTTTGGTTCCGCGGCCTCGCTGGGTCTGGGCGCCCTCCAGATCGGCAGCGGCGTGCAGGAGCTGGACTGGATGTCCACCGTGGGGACGGGTCTCCTGGTCGCGATCATCGCGTTTCTCACCCTGTGCTTCGTTGTGTCGGCGGTCTCCGGCGTGGAGAAGGGCATCCAGTGGCTGTCCAACATCAACATGGTGTTGGCCGCGCTGCTGGTCGTCTTCCTCTTCGTCGCCGGACCGACCGTGCTCCAGCTGGACCTGCTGCCGACCTCGATCGGGGCGTATTTCGCCGACCTGCCGGAGATGGCGGCGCGCACGGAGGCCAGCGCCGGCGACGACGTCGCCACCTGGCTCTCGGGGTGGACGGTCTTCTACTGGGCCTGGTGGATCTCCTGGACGCCCTTCGTCGGGATGTTCATCGCCCGCATCAGCCGCGGCCGGACGATCCGGCAGTTCATCGGCGGCGTGATCCTCGTGCCCAGCGTGGTGAGCCTGCTCTGGTTCTCCGTCCTGGGCGGCACCGGCATGCGGCTGCAGGAGAACGGCGCCGGCATCGCCGGCGAGGCGACGCCGGAGGGACAGCTCTTCGCGGTGCTGAACGAGTTCCCGATCGCCGGGGTCACCAGCCTGGTCGTGATGATCCTCGTCGGCATCTTCTTCGTCTCCGGCGCGGACGCGGCGTCCATCGTGATGGGCACGCTCTCCCAGAAGGGCACCCTGGAGCCGCACCGGGTCGTGGTCATCTTCTGGGGTGCTCTCACGGGTGCGGTCGCCGCCATCATGCTGCTGATCGGGGAGGGCGGCACGACCGCGCTGGACGGTCTGCAGAACCTGACGATCCTCGCTGCGGTGCCGTTCACCGTGGTGATGATCGGACTGTGTGTAGCGCTGATGAAGGACCTCCGCCAGGACGCCAGGATCCAGCGCAGCGAGCGGGGCGAGGAGGCCGTGGAGCTCGCGGTCATCACGGGCTCCGAGAAGTACGACGGCGACTTCGAACTGCGTATCGGCCCCGCCGAGGACGTCGACATGAACGAGGTGCGGCGTCGTGCGGACACTAGTGAGTTGACCAGGATCGAGGCGGAGCACCGGGGCGAGGAGGAGGATCGGGAACACCTCCAGCCACGGAAGCAGTGA
- a CDS encoding RtcB family protein has translation MSYTELPGARVPIRMWADPATVEDGALRQLENVATLPWVRGLAVMPDVHYGKGATVGSVIAMEGAVCPAAVGVDIGCGMSAVRTSLTRNDLPGDLSRLRSRIEQAIPVGRGMHDDPVRPERLHGLPVAGWNDFWGRFDGVASAVRFRRGRAEKQMGTLGGGNHFVEVCLDTEGAVWLMLHSGSRNIGKELADFHIGEAQKLPHNQALVDRDLAVFVADTPQMAAYRNDLFWAQEYARFNRALMMGLLQDVVRREFRRAKPTFEQVISCHHNYVAEERYEDTDMLVTRKGAIRAGSGEYGIIPGSMGTGSYIVKGLGNRDSFQSASHGAGRRMSRGAAKRRFSERDLVEQTRGVECRKDSGVVDEIPGAYKPIEQVIERQRDLVEVVAKLKQIVCVKG, from the coding sequence ATGTCGTACACCGAGCTGCCCGGTGCACGGGTGCCGATCCGCATGTGGGCCGATCCGGCCACGGTCGAGGACGGCGCGCTGCGCCAGTTGGAGAACGTGGCCACCCTGCCGTGGGTCCGCGGCCTCGCCGTGATGCCCGACGTGCACTACGGCAAGGGCGCGACGGTCGGCTCCGTCATCGCCATGGAAGGCGCCGTGTGCCCGGCGGCCGTCGGCGTCGACATCGGCTGCGGCATGTCCGCCGTGCGCACCTCGCTCACGCGGAACGACCTGCCGGGCGACCTGTCGCGGCTGCGGTCGCGGATCGAGCAGGCCATCCCGGTGGGCCGGGGCATGCACGACGACCCGGTACGGCCGGAGCGTCTGCACGGCCTGCCGGTCGCCGGCTGGAACGACTTCTGGGGCCGGTTCGACGGCGTGGCGAGCGCGGTCCGCTTCCGCCGGGGGCGGGCGGAGAAGCAGATGGGCACCCTCGGCGGCGGCAACCACTTCGTCGAAGTGTGCCTCGACACCGAGGGCGCGGTGTGGCTGATGCTGCACTCCGGCTCGCGCAACATCGGCAAGGAGCTGGCCGACTTCCACATCGGCGAGGCCCAGAAGCTTCCGCACAACCAGGCCCTGGTCGACCGCGACCTGGCGGTCTTCGTCGCGGACACCCCGCAGATGGCCGCCTACCGGAACGACCTGTTCTGGGCGCAGGAGTACGCGCGGTTCAACCGCGCGCTGATGATGGGCCTGCTCCAGGACGTGGTGCGCCGCGAGTTCCGCAGGGCGAAGCCCACGTTCGAGCAGGTCATCTCCTGTCACCACAACTACGTGGCCGAGGAGCGGTACGAGGACACGGACATGCTGGTCACCCGCAAGGGGGCCATCCGTGCGGGCAGCGGCGAGTACGGCATCATCCCCGGCTCGATGGGTACCGGGTCCTACATCGTGAAGGGCCTGGGCAACCGTGACTCGTTCCAGTCGGCCTCGCACGGCGCCGGGCGCCGGATGAGCCGCGGCGCGGCGAAGCGGCGGTTCTCCGAGCGCGACCTGGTGGAGCAGACCCGTGGCGTGGAGTGCCGCAAGGACTCCGGCGTGGTGGACGAGATCCCGGGGGCCTACAAGCCGATCGAGCAGGTGATCGAGCGGCAGCGGGACCTGGTGGAGGTCGTCGCGAAGCTCAAGCAGATCGTCTGCGTGAAGGGCTGA
- a CDS encoding DUF3558 family protein, with amino-acid sequence MHRITPRLARRAACAAVAVPVLLVAGCSSDSGDPEPTGPSSSASASTGGKKPDPAAYASLPDPCKAVSEKTVEDVVPGTEDKSGKNLASSDTDSYGACLWSGGSGDIDADYRALTVSLKRYDTDASLGSGDEQAQRFVQQEVQAVEGDEAHKKPEQSKVSGVGDEALAVTYETEKKDNTYRATRVVVRDQNVVVTVDYEGTGFEDADPPSRDEVRKNAEKVAKEASAAIE; translated from the coding sequence ATGCACCGAATCACCCCGCGACTGGCCCGCCGGGCCGCCTGCGCAGCCGTGGCCGTTCCCGTGCTGCTGGTGGCCGGATGCTCCTCGGACTCCGGCGACCCGGAGCCGACCGGCCCCTCCTCCTCGGCGTCGGCGAGCACCGGCGGGAAGAAGCCCGACCCGGCCGCGTACGCGAGCCTGCCGGACCCGTGCAAGGCCGTGTCCGAGAAGACCGTCGAGGACGTGGTGCCCGGCACGGAGGACAAGTCCGGGAAGAACCTGGCCTCTTCGGACACCGACAGCTACGGCGCCTGCCTGTGGAGCGGCGGCAGTGGCGACATCGACGCCGACTACCGCGCCCTGACGGTGTCCCTGAAGCGGTACGACACCGACGCCTCGCTCGGCTCGGGCGACGAGCAGGCGCAGCGCTTCGTCCAGCAGGAGGTCCAGGCGGTCGAGGGCGACGAGGCGCACAAGAAGCCCGAGCAGAGCAAGGTCTCCGGCGTGGGCGACGAAGCGCTGGCCGTCACCTACGAGACCGAGAAGAAGGACAACACCTACCGCGCCACCCGTGTCGTGGTCCGGGACCAGAACGTCGTCGTGACGGTCGACTACGAGGGCACCGGATTCGAGGACGCGGACCCGCCCAGCCGCGACGAGGTGCGCAAGAACGCCGAAAAGGTGGCGAAGGAGGCCTCCGCCGCCATCGAGTGA